Proteins encoded in a region of the Panthera uncia isolate 11264 chromosome B2 unlocalized genomic scaffold, Puncia_PCG_1.0 HiC_scaffold_24, whole genome shotgun sequence genome:
- the FAM162B gene encoding protein FAM162B, which translates to MYVHQEQAQTPLVWRRVVDSISQEPIKSATTLTKSKSQLLTASETESAYIRSHTKICQAAVSEGGEPASRVFQQRHASPGAPSGRESAPQGRGTPVRGRRPGGGDRERVCACQRLQLRSGVSPGSAAGRGGPGRGAEQFSAGGWERGKGRSMLAAVGGSLRLGLGRIFRCAPGAHGEAAWRALAPPRPRGLPRYCSSRAPSGSGPQAGKVHRVPAEYKPSQFDKKILLWTGRFKTMEDIPPRIPAKLIWYSRSKPDGWARNDRCCKKQSSGESLLHNDWTHNYRLFCSDSISQKGCRTTRVLNKLESGKES; encoded by the exons ATGTACGTACACCAGGAGCAAGCTCAAACTCCACTGGTATGGCGGAGGGTTGTGGACAGTATCTCTCAGGAACCTATAAAAAGTGCCACCACCCTGACCAAGAGCAAGAGTCAGCTGCTGACAGCATCAGAGACTGAGAGCGCCTACATCagatcacacacaaaaatctgtcaA GCAGCAGTCTCAGAAGGTGGTGAACCTGCTTCGAGAGTTTTCCAGCAGAGGCACGCCTCCCCCGGGGCCCCGTCCGGGAGGGAATCGGCCCCCCAGGGCCGTGGCACCCCGGTCCGAGGTCGCCGGCCGGGGGGCGGAGACCGGGAGCGGGTGTGCGCGTGCCAGAGGCTGCAGCTGCGCTCCGGGGTCTCCCCTGGGAGcgccgcggggcggggcgggccgggccggggagCTGAGCAGTTCTCCGCCGGCGGCTGGGAGCGCGGGAAGGGGCGCAGCATGCTCGCGGCTGTCGGGGGCTCCCTGCGCCTCGGTCTGGGGCGCATCTTCCGCTGCGCCCCGGGAGCGCACGGAGAAGCCGCGTGGCGGGCCCTCGCGCCTCCGCGGCCTCGGGGTCTGCCCCGCTACTGTAGCAGCCGTGCCCCCAGCGGCTCTGGGCCCCAAG CAGGGAAGGTGCACCGGGTCCCCGCCGAATACAAGCCTTCGCAATTCGACAAGAAAATCCTGCTGTGGACCGGACGTTTCAAAACGATGGAGGACATCCCGCCTCGGATCCC agCTAAACTAATTTGGTATAGCAGATCAAAGCCAGATGGATGG GCCAGAAATGATAGATGCTGCAAGAAACAAAGCTCGGGTGAAAGCTTGTTACATAATGATTGGACTCACAATTATCGCCTGTTTTGCAGTGATAGCATCAGCCAAAAGG GCTGCAGAACGACACGAGTCCTTAACAAGTTGGAATCTGGCAAAGAAAGCTAA